In Sediminispirochaeta bajacaliforniensis DSM 16054, one DNA window encodes the following:
- the tilS gene encoding tRNA lysidine(34) synthetase TilS — translation MKTDIESLLRQKLEAVGALAGGRLLVAYSGGPDSTALLAASVALRSVSADFTLEAVYIDHCLRSQDERREERTIIQAATRRWNVPLHLLSAGEGKIVSQAGASGSGVEAAARQYRYSCFENLISHEKFDYCLLAHTLDDQVETILQRLFEGAALDSSLGIPERRGPFFRPFLSVKKSDLLDYLRERNFSFSTDSTNGENLYLRNRIRNEIIPVVASVFPAYRTAIESFLAKQRMADSALRALLPEIPFRKESPSSVSWDAESFFAAPEEARRRFLYRIHTEIDSSQRRLPYPFVERIIRMDDKPEALIEAFGSRISRRGDRIFWDGVVVLRGKNRYIRRIQDGSLVNLPNIGKVRLSFSGLTPPVIIRYRMEGDVISTTGGKKRLKKLFQEWALPQSLRNMVPVLEDSRGIAAVLGSPFGFPDRYAVGGKKYCSIKMEYVGESREQTAR, via the coding sequence GTGAAAACGGACATTGAATCGCTGTTGCGCCAGAAATTAGAAGCCGTGGGGGCCTTAGCGGGGGGGAGGCTTCTTGTTGCCTATTCAGGGGGGCCGGATTCTACCGCTTTACTTGCTGCCTCCGTTGCGCTTCGTTCCGTTTCTGCCGACTTTACCCTTGAAGCTGTGTATATCGATCACTGCCTGCGAAGCCAGGATGAACGCCGGGAAGAACGTACTATTATTCAGGCCGCGACCCGTCGTTGGAATGTTCCCCTGCATCTGCTATCCGCCGGAGAAGGGAAAATAGTCTCACAGGCAGGCGCGTCAGGCAGCGGGGTTGAGGCAGCGGCTCGTCAATACCGCTATTCCTGCTTTGAAAATCTCATTTCTCATGAGAAATTTGATTATTGCCTCTTGGCACATACCCTCGATGATCAGGTGGAAACGATCCTTCAGCGTCTTTTCGAAGGGGCGGCCCTTGATTCCTCCTTGGGCATACCCGAACGCAGGGGGCCGTTTTTTCGACCCTTTCTTTCGGTGAAAAAGTCCGATTTGCTTGATTACCTGAGAGAACGGAATTTCTCCTTTTCGACGGATTCGACCAACGGAGAGAACTTGTATCTGCGTAATCGTATTCGGAACGAGATTATTCCTGTTGTCGCCTCTGTTTTTCCCGCATATCGTACGGCCATAGAATCCTTTCTTGCAAAGCAACGAATGGCCGATTCGGCGCTGAGAGCGTTGTTGCCTGAGATTCCCTTCAGGAAGGAATCTCCTTCCTCCGTTTCCTGGGATGCCGAATCCTTTTTTGCCGCTCCGGAAGAGGCACGCCGCCGTTTTCTTTATCGCATCCATACGGAAATCGATTCTTCTCAGCGGCGTTTACCATATCCCTTTGTCGAACGGATTATTCGCATGGACGATAAGCCGGAAGCCTTGATTGAAGCATTCGGTTCCAGGATAAGCAGGAGGGGAGATCGGATTTTTTGGGACGGGGTTGTTGTCCTTCGGGGAAAAAACCGTTACATTAGACGGATACAGGATGGTAGCCTGGTAAACCTTCCCAATATTGGTAAGGTTCGCCTTTCTTTTTCCGGGCTAACCCCTCCGGTGATTATTCGATACCGAATGGAAGGGGATGTTATTTCTACGACGGGTGGGAAGAAAAGGCTGAAAAAACTTTTTCAGGAATGGGCTCTGCCACAGAGTCTTCGTAATATGGTTCCTGTTTTGGAAGATAGCCGCGGTATCGCTGCCGTTTTGGGCAGCCCTTTTGGTTTTCCCGATAGATATGCCGTTGGTGGAAAGAAATATTGTTCAATCAAAATGGAGTATGTAGGTGAATCCCGAGAACAGACAGCCAGATAA
- the spoVG gene encoding septation regulator SpoVG, translating to MEITDIRIRKLGSDSKLKAYVTITFDDCFVVHNVKIIDGKNGAFIAMPSRKTRSGEYKDVAHPINSDFRGRLQQQILDEYERVLESGEDVPHYEDDESL from the coding sequence ATGGAAATTACTGACATTCGCATCAGGAAACTTGGTTCCGACAGCAAGTTGAAAGCGTATGTGACGATTACCTTCGACGATTGCTTTGTGGTACACAATGTAAAAATCATCGATGGGAAGAATGGTGCTTTTATTGCAATGCCGAGTAGAAAAACCAGGAGCGGTGAATACAAGGATGTCGCACATCCCATTAATTCCGACTTCCGTGGGCGGCTGCAACAGCAGATTCTTGATGAATATGAACGTGTTTTGGAGAGCGGTGAGGATGTCCCTCATTACGAAGACGACGAAAGTCTTTAA
- a CDS encoding 50S ribosomal protein L25, with amino-acid sequence MEQKTLTGFARTELKKGAAKRLRREGKIPAIIYGHSEPVPISVPANEFEKKYSDLSESTIITISVGGKEYDVLIKDYQENTMRGEVTHLDFFEIERGKKLKTHVPLHAVGTAQGIKEGGILELGFHEIEIECLPKDIPSHLEINVEGMAIGDSRHISDISVPEGVTVLVSTDMVAASITTAKVEETAPEEGEEEAAAADAAAAEASAAE; translated from the coding sequence ATGGAACAGAAGACGTTAACCGGTTTCGCCCGTACCGAGCTAAAAAAAGGTGCTGCCAAAAGGCTTCGCCGAGAGGGCAAGATTCCCGCTATTATTTACGGCCACTCAGAACCCGTGCCTATTTCCGTCCCTGCCAACGAGTTTGAGAAGAAGTATTCCGATCTTTCCGAGAGCACGATCATTACCATTTCTGTCGGCGGAAAAGAGTACGATGTTCTTATCAAGGATTACCAGGAAAATACTATGCGGGGTGAAGTGACCCACCTTGATTTTTTTGAGATCGAGCGGGGCAAGAAGCTGAAGACCCATGTACCTCTGCATGCCGTAGGAACGGCCCAGGGGATAAAAGAGGGGGGTATCCTCGAGCTTGGTTTCCACGAGATTGAAATCGAATGTTTACCAAAGGATATTCCTTCTCATCTCGAAATCAATGTAGAGGGTATGGCCATCGGTGATTCTCGACACATATCCGATATCTCGGTTCCCGAAGGGGTTACTGTTCTTGTCAGCACGGACATGGTTGCCGCCTCAATCACAACTGCCAAGGTTGAAGAAACTGCTCCTGAGGAAGGCGAAGAGGAAGCTGCTGCAGCGGATGCGGCTGCTGCCGAAGCTTCTGCAGCAGAATAG
- a CDS encoding HD domain-containing protein encodes MKMNLEKMYQRVDVEAKRLLSPLRYQHAVRTAEAAARLCGRFDADEKLGRLAGIAHDLGRGEKPSVVLETAKAVGRKVSPEEEEHPLLLHGWYGVRLLKAIFPDCPAAVCEAVEFHTAGKPGMGTIAKIIFCADYLEPGRDHLDRTLLEASERCETLDSLCIVVLEHQLAYLRSQGRRIVKESLLLYDELKRGSCEAKNRKLK; translated from the coding sequence ATGAAGATGAATCTCGAGAAGATGTATCAAAGAGTCGATGTCGAGGCGAAACGCCTGCTATCTCCCTTACGATATCAACATGCTGTCCGAACTGCGGAGGCTGCAGCCCGCTTATGCGGGAGGTTTGACGCGGATGAGAAGCTCGGAAGGCTTGCCGGAATTGCCCATGACCTTGGGCGAGGTGAGAAGCCTTCTGTGGTTCTTGAAACAGCCAAAGCGGTTGGGCGCAAGGTCAGCCCGGAAGAAGAGGAGCACCCGTTGTTGCTGCATGGCTGGTATGGAGTCCGCCTTCTGAAAGCGATATTCCCGGATTGTCCTGCTGCCGTCTGTGAAGCCGTCGAGTTCCATACCGCAGGAAAACCGGGGATGGGTACGATCGCCAAGATCATCTTTTGTGCCGATTATCTTGAACCAGGCAGGGATCATCTCGATCGGACATTGCTGGAGGCGAGTGAACGTTGCGAAACCCTGGATTCTCTCTGTATCGTCGTGCTTGAGCATCAGCTTGCCTATCTACGATCACAGGGCAGACGGATTGTCAAGGAGTCTCTCCTTTTATATGATGAGCTAAAACGAGGTAGCTGTGAGGCGAAAAACAGAAAACTCAAATAA
- the ftsH gene encoding ATP-dependent zinc metalloprotease FtsH gives MNPENRQPDKNGNDPNKLKFDFNKNRFALFFLISLIIMFVLLFMMNSGGGEMEISYSSFLNYLKEGQVDAVKILDNSEIRGTMKGSDGQSVVFVTTIPYYHDNLIPMLEEHDVNISGGTKGLSAGRVFLELIPWLLFLLFFWFMFRQVQGGGNKAFSFGKSKAKQYLEQDSRITFNDVAGQSEAKFELEEVVDFLKNPTKFTKIGAKIPKGVLLVGMPGTGKTLLAKAVAGEAGVAFFHMSGSDFVEMFVGVGASRVRDLFEQGRRHAPCIIFIDELDAVGRTRGAGYGGGHDEREQTLNQMLVEMDGFDTKDGVIILAATNRPDVLDPALLRPGRFDRQVVVDMPDVKEREDILAIHCQKIQLADDVDLNRVARATPGTSGADLANMVNEAALFAARNNRQTVCMLDFEEARDKTLLGVARKSRVITPEDKRATAYHEAGHALLHYYLKHADPLHKVTVVPHGRALGLALSLPERDTYSRTKGWLMDRIKIAMGGYVAEELIYGETTTGTQNDIKQATSIARRMVTEWGMSDELGFVALGQEDEPIFIGKEIAQHKDYSEDTATRIDVSVRTLLKDALDETRVILTEHKDQLDTLAKNLVKEETLDDAEIRILLGFPPRESITSLKIETSEPEDSESDPENEDEEK, from the coding sequence GTGAATCCCGAGAACAGACAGCCAGATAAGAATGGCAACGATCCGAACAAGCTAAAGTTCGATTTTAACAAGAACAGGTTTGCTCTCTTCTTTCTGATTTCGCTGATCATCATGTTTGTCCTTCTTTTCATGATGAATTCCGGCGGAGGGGAGATGGAAATTTCTTATTCCAGTTTCCTCAATTATTTGAAAGAGGGACAGGTTGATGCTGTTAAGATTCTTGACAACAGCGAAATCAGGGGAACGATGAAGGGCTCCGACGGGCAGTCGGTAGTTTTCGTCACAACCATTCCGTATTACCACGATAATCTCATACCTATGCTCGAAGAGCACGATGTTAATATTTCAGGAGGGACCAAGGGGCTTTCTGCCGGCCGGGTTTTTCTTGAACTTATTCCCTGGCTGCTCTTTCTACTTTTTTTCTGGTTCATGTTCAGACAGGTCCAGGGAGGGGGAAACAAGGCCTTTTCCTTCGGAAAGAGTAAGGCGAAGCAATATCTTGAGCAGGATAGTCGAATTACCTTTAATGATGTTGCGGGTCAGTCCGAGGCGAAATTTGAGCTTGAAGAGGTGGTCGATTTTCTGAAGAATCCCACGAAATTTACAAAAATAGGTGCGAAGATTCCCAAAGGTGTCTTGCTCGTCGGAATGCCCGGTACGGGAAAAACATTGCTTGCCAAGGCGGTGGCCGGGGAGGCCGGTGTGGCCTTTTTCCATATGTCGGGTTCCGATTTTGTCGAAATGTTCGTAGGTGTCGGCGCAAGTCGTGTGCGTGATCTTTTTGAGCAAGGTAGGCGGCATGCTCCCTGTATCATTTTTATTGATGAACTTGATGCCGTAGGCCGAACCCGTGGTGCAGGATACGGCGGCGGACATGACGAACGCGAGCAAACCTTGAATCAGATGCTTGTGGAGATGGATGGCTTCGATACGAAGGATGGAGTGATCATTCTTGCGGCGACGAACCGTCCTGATGTTCTTGATCCTGCGCTCCTTCGTCCCGGCCGTTTCGATCGGCAGGTTGTTGTCGATATGCCTGATGTAAAGGAGCGGGAGGATATTCTCGCAATTCATTGTCAAAAAATTCAGCTTGCCGATGATGTGGATTTGAATAGAGTTGCCAGGGCCACTCCCGGAACTTCAGGCGCCGATCTCGCCAATATGGTCAATGAAGCGGCTCTTTTCGCCGCTCGTAACAATCGTCAGACGGTTTGTATGCTTGATTTCGAAGAGGCGAGAGATAAAACCCTCCTGGGTGTCGCACGAAAATCCCGGGTTATTACCCCGGAGGATAAAAGGGCCACCGCTTATCACGAGGCTGGTCATGCATTGCTCCACTATTATCTCAAACATGCGGATCCTCTTCACAAGGTAACCGTTGTTCCTCACGGCAGGGCTCTTGGGCTTGCTCTTTCCTTGCCGGAGCGGGATACCTATTCCAGAACAAAAGGCTGGCTGATGGATCGGATAAAGATCGCTATGGGGGGATATGTTGCTGAAGAGCTCATTTATGGTGAGACCACAACGGGAACACAAAACGATATCAAGCAGGCAACCAGTATCGCCAGACGAATGGTCACCGAATGGGGCATGAGCGATGAACTTGGCTTCGTGGCCCTTGGGCAGGAGGATGAACCGATCTTCATCGGAAAAGAGATTGCCCAGCATAAAGATTATTCCGAGGATACTGCAACCAGAATTGATGTCTCGGTTCGAACACTCCTGAAGGATGCCCTGGACGAAACTCGCGTGATTCTGACCGAGCATAAAGATCAGCTTGATACGCTTGCCAAAAATTTGGTGAAGGAAGAGACCCTTGACGATGCCGAGATTAGAATCCTTCTCGGTTTTCCTCCTCGGGAGTCGATAACAAGTCTGAAAATAGAAACTTCGGAGCCTGAAGATTCCGAAAGCGATCCCGAAAATGAGGATGAGGAGAAATAG
- a CDS encoding chemotaxis protein CheX: protein MINGHLSLFEKAFEEVLHEIGFADLTYKAAPEMNPPSEAVATIGITGDIQGFLLLRSDTKSLVAFISKVLANMGMEESEEGFGSFQREAFGEILNQLSGRSVMLLADHGFECDITPPTLLIGANISYDIRALDDFLNQDISGGFGKINIFVGIKKAKEWSKKS, encoded by the coding sequence ATGATAAACGGCCATTTATCGCTTTTTGAAAAAGCCTTCGAAGAGGTCCTCCATGAAATTGGATTTGCGGACCTTACGTATAAAGCGGCTCCCGAAATGAACCCTCCGAGTGAGGCCGTCGCGACCATCGGTATTACCGGGGATATCCAAGGATTCTTACTTCTACGCTCCGATACAAAAAGTCTGGTTGCGTTCATCTCCAAGGTCCTTGCCAATATGGGGATGGAAGAGAGTGAAGAAGGTTTTGGAAGCTTTCAGCGGGAAGCCTTCGGCGAGATCCTCAACCAACTTTCCGGAAGGTCGGTGATGCTTCTCGCAGATCACGGTTTCGAATGCGACATCACTCCCCCGACCCTGCTCATCGGGGCCAACATTTCTTACGACATCAGAGCGCTGGATGATTTCCTCAATCAGGATATTTCCGGCGGCTTCGGAAAGATCAATATCTTCGTTGGCATAAAAAAGGCAAAAGAATGGTCGAAAAAGAGTTGA
- a CDS encoding LCP family protein translates to MRRKTENSNKALLLLAVLLLILGITVVFLYVNTRTDEIAALRSEQHYIPVLFSVHEGDEHLFSELFIYHPLTGKGAFFDIPGELGLMIPSLKRIDRIETIFDPEHPDEFRNAVAKMMAVDIPYHIILSYEDLEGVVDLMGGVDLFIANPVEYMENDQIVLLPSGSVRLDGAKAALYGTYHDPDESDIERINRRQRLAQAFFGRMGEEASLLMEGSAEKLLHKRISTNLNRRAFSSYLESLTLFDADRVVFQRILGTIRNVDGKELLFPHYEGKVVREAVEQTLVSIASEEILSNEELTLSLEILNGTSRNGLAGRTSTVFKGFGYEVVGIGNAPETEVEKSYVVDHTGDITKAQRVANLIRCKDVRSASETSLASTTDSDVLIDVTIVLGKDFDGRYCKEE, encoded by the coding sequence GTGAGGCGAAAAACAGAAAACTCAAATAAGGCACTGCTGCTTTTGGCGGTGTTGCTTCTTATTCTCGGAATAACGGTCGTTTTTTTATACGTTAATACTAGAACCGACGAGATTGCCGCTCTCCGTTCGGAACAGCATTATATTCCTGTGTTGTTTTCCGTTCACGAGGGGGATGAGCATCTCTTTTCGGAACTTTTTATCTATCATCCGCTTACCGGAAAAGGCGCTTTTTTCGATATTCCGGGAGAACTCGGTCTGATGATACCCTCATTGAAGAGGATTGATCGTATCGAAACGATTTTTGATCCGGAGCATCCTGATGAATTTCGAAATGCCGTGGCCAAAATGATGGCGGTAGATATTCCGTATCACATCATTCTTTCCTATGAGGATCTCGAAGGTGTGGTGGATCTCATGGGAGGTGTTGATCTCTTTATCGCCAATCCTGTTGAATATATGGAGAACGACCAGATCGTTCTCCTCCCGTCCGGAAGCGTCAGACTTGACGGAGCAAAGGCCGCGCTGTACGGAACCTATCATGATCCCGACGAGTCGGATATTGAACGCATAAACCGGCGTCAGCGTCTCGCTCAGGCCTTTTTCGGTCGGATGGGGGAAGAGGCTTCCTTGCTTATGGAAGGAAGTGCTGAGAAGCTTTTGCATAAACGTATTTCCACCAACCTCAATAGACGGGCCTTCTCTTCCTATCTTGAATCGCTTACTCTCTTTGATGCTGATCGGGTTGTATTTCAACGTATTCTGGGGACGATACGGAATGTCGATGGGAAGGAACTTCTGTTTCCTCATTATGAAGGAAAGGTCGTCCGGGAAGCGGTGGAACAAACCCTCGTTTCCATCGCCAGTGAGGAAATCCTGAGTAATGAAGAGTTGACATTATCACTTGAGATTTTGAATGGCACTTCAAGAAATGGTCTGGCGGGAAGAACCTCTACTGTTTTTAAGGGCTTTGGGTATGAGGTCGTCGGCATTGGAAATGCACCCGAAACCGAGGTAGAAAAGAGTTATGTCGTCGATCATACAGGTGATATCACAAAGGCTCAGCGGGTAGCGAACCTTATCAGGTGCAAGGATGTTCGAAGCGCTTCGGAAACATCCCTTGCTTCAACTACCGATAGCGATGTTCTTATTGATGTAACTATTGTTTTAGGAAAGGATTTTGATGGAAGATACTGCAAGGAGGAATGA
- a CDS encoding tetratricopeptide repeat protein gives MVSRFFPVLFLAVCLIPAFLLAQPVRSLSGAESELGALYAGYAYDAYNAGEKSDASRLANAALVFDPGNRDALAVSALLTADGGELESALRLFEKTAAAYVPDQTALIDVERLRRRMADTALRLGFPERSYLYLLPLTEGEHITPETGALFVKILSLLGKEDESVDVARELASRYPSSSLAVKVYLQVDAGYLPPFLIKPPDNPKAVRQLSAYDKDVYQLLYVRLRNQDLKHEIAGAYKERFGEDLFWYLTEGIGDVVDQQERASLIGRALTAHTPASREAIHFFRSLFTGETDRETYDAWFASFSGLLISDLNGDGYSETSERYKDGILTEYRLDQDQNGRYEYRVDFEDGRPSSIQSDTWKLTYADYPYIDQAELSDDTGTVTYMLYPYSMIHRLEYLPRLTDSLNDSKPVVHITFPVEERISARSLSEKRYVKENRETITMDRPFAGGVEYHITSPREGDVREQRRSDGTFIIRERDPDDDGIFEVKERYLDNKLIELTFDENGDGHPEYMESHGEQTVYLWDLNDDGLYDCREYIDESGRSVREVSTKLDGVFDFRLNEEVEGT, from the coding sequence ATGGTTTCTCGGTTCTTCCCTGTCCTCTTTCTGGCAGTTTGCTTGATTCCTGCTTTTCTTCTTGCTCAACCGGTACGATCTCTTTCCGGTGCAGAATCGGAACTGGGAGCATTGTATGCCGGCTATGCCTATGACGCCTATAATGCGGGAGAAAAAAGTGATGCATCCCGCCTCGCCAATGCGGCTCTGGTTTTTGATCCGGGAAATCGTGATGCTCTTGCGGTTTCCGCTCTGCTTACCGCCGACGGGGGAGAACTTGAATCGGCTCTTCGTTTGTTTGAAAAGACCGCTGCCGCATATGTCCCAGACCAGACGGCCCTGATTGATGTGGAGCGGCTCCGGCGTCGTATGGCCGATACCGCCTTGCGGCTTGGATTTCCGGAACGATCGTATCTTTATTTGTTGCCATTGACGGAAGGAGAGCACATTACTCCTGAGACCGGGGCGCTTTTTGTCAAAATCCTTTCACTTCTTGGAAAGGAAGATGAATCCGTCGATGTTGCGAGGGAGCTTGCTTCCCGTTATCCCTCTTCATCCCTTGCTGTAAAGGTGTATTTGCAGGTGGATGCCGGATATCTCCCTCCCTTTCTTATTAAGCCGCCTGATAACCCAAAAGCGGTGCGGCAGCTTTCTGCTTACGACAAAGATGTTTATCAGCTGCTTTATGTGCGTCTGCGAAATCAAGACCTGAAGCACGAGATTGCAGGAGCGTATAAAGAGCGTTTCGGGGAAGATCTTTTCTGGTACTTAACCGAGGGGATAGGTGATGTGGTGGATCAGCAGGAGCGTGCTTCGCTGATAGGACGGGCACTTACCGCCCATACTCCCGCTTCCCGTGAAGCTATTCATTTTTTCCGATCCCTTTTTACCGGCGAAACCGATAGAGAAACCTATGATGCCTGGTTTGCTTCCTTTTCGGGGCTCCTTATTAGTGACCTGAATGGTGACGGATATTCTGAAACCTCTGAAAGGTACAAGGATGGGATTCTTACCGAATATCGTCTTGATCAAGATCAGAATGGCCGCTATGAATATCGTGTGGATTTCGAGGATGGAAGACCGTCGTCGATTCAATCCGATACCTGGAAACTGACCTATGCGGACTATCCCTATATTGACCAGGCGGAACTGAGTGATGATACAGGAACCGTCACCTATATGCTATATCCATATAGTATGATTCATCGTCTCGAATATCTTCCCAGGTTGACGGATTCTTTGAACGACAGCAAGCCAGTTGTACATATCACTTTTCCTGTCGAAGAACGTATTTCGGCCAGATCTCTTTCTGAAAAACGGTATGTAAAGGAAAACCGTGAAACGATTACCATGGATCGGCCTTTTGCCGGGGGTGTTGAATACCATATTACCTCTCCGAGAGAGGGCGATGTTAGAGAACAGCGGCGAAGTGATGGAACCTTTATCATACGAGAGCGGGATCCTGACGATGATGGGATTTTTGAGGTGAAAGAGCGCTATCTCGATAATAAACTTATCGAGCTTACCTTTGATGAAAACGGCGACGGACATCCTGAATACATGGAATCCCATGGAGAACAAACGGTCTATCTCTGGGACCTAAACGACGACGGTCTTTATGACTGCCGCGAATACATCGACGAGTCGGGAAGGAGTGTCCGGGAGGTTTCGACGAAGCTTGATGGGGTCTTTGATTTTCGTTTAAACGAGGAAGTGGAGGGTACTTGA
- the pth gene encoding aminoacyl-tRNA hydrolase — MIHQLCIGLGNPGPQYRETRHNVGFLVLETLAKEFGAQWRRPFFSPYRFARHRHSDAMLFLAQPLTFMNRSGDVLSAILQKSGTSSESMLVVCDNLDLAPGQVRIRKGGSAAGHNGLKSVIAAAGTGEFLRVYVGIGRPNGGTIVDHVLGIPIEGEEQKAVEAGIVRAAEAVTQLIEGEELQSVMNRFNRRNRENGH; from the coding sequence TTGATACATCAGCTTTGTATCGGTCTGGGAAATCCTGGTCCGCAGTATAGGGAAACCCGACACAATGTCGGGTTTCTTGTCTTAGAGACTCTTGCCAAAGAATTCGGAGCTCAGTGGCGAAGGCCCTTCTTCTCACCGTATCGTTTTGCAAGGCACAGACATTCGGATGCGATGCTTTTTCTTGCCCAGCCTCTTACCTTCATGAATCGTTCCGGCGATGTACTTTCCGCAATTTTACAGAAAAGCGGTACTTCATCTGAGAGTATGCTCGTTGTGTGCGATAATCTCGATCTTGCTCCGGGACAGGTTCGTATTCGGAAAGGCGGTTCTGCTGCCGGTCATAACGGCTTAAAATCGGTCATCGCTGCCGCCGGGACCGGAGAGTTCCTTCGTGTCTATGTAGGAATCGGTCGCCCCAATGGGGGAACCATTGTCGATCACGTACTTGGGATTCCTATCGAAGGAGAGGAACAAAAGGCTGTCGAGGCCGGTATTGTACGTGCCGCCGAAGCGGTTACCCAGCTTATTGAAGGTGAGGAGCTGCAAAGTGTGATGAACCGCTTTAATAGAAGGAATCGTGAAAACGGACATTGA
- the ispE gene encoding 4-(cytidine 5'-diphospho)-2-C-methyl-D-erythritol kinase — translation MTLTIEAPAKINLHLQVGKLRSDGYHDLLSLMHLVDLSDRVSLRTEGKRGTVELEGDFDCLKKDNLLYKAASAYLRERQKRIPNAPPAPGLTISCLKRIPAGGGLGGGSSDAAALLKLLERFFGAFPERGGLDEIALSLGSDVPFFLHTGAEIAQGRGEVLEPVEPLPAYPLVLVFPSWRISTPDAYAAIDRFRLEKADHPRFLSPGQLREAYRRPVAQWPFFNDFTSPVLLQFPESRDLLLRLQDQEALYSQMSGSGSTFFGLFGEEKTALWAFERLKSMGYRCHLGKMLARPYDPVYNGR, via the coding sequence ATGACACTGACCATAGAGGCTCCGGCCAAGATAAATCTTCACCTGCAAGTTGGAAAGCTTCGTTCAGACGGTTATCATGACCTTCTCAGCTTAATGCACCTCGTCGATCTTTCAGATAGGGTGAGCCTGCGGACGGAAGGAAAAAGGGGAACGGTGGAACTTGAAGGGGATTTCGACTGTCTGAAGAAGGACAATTTACTGTATAAGGCTGCTTCGGCCTATCTTCGAGAGAGACAGAAGAGGATTCCGAACGCTCCCCCGGCTCCTGGTTTGACCATTTCCTGTTTGAAAAGGATCCCGGCGGGGGGGGGGCTCGGAGGGGGATCATCCGATGCCGCTGCGCTATTAAAGCTGCTTGAGCGTTTTTTCGGGGCTTTTCCCGAAAGGGGGGGGCTTGATGAGATCGCCCTTTCTTTGGGGAGCGATGTTCCTTTTTTCCTCCACACAGGGGCCGAGATAGCTCAGGGAAGGGGCGAGGTGCTCGAACCTGTGGAACCTCTTCCCGCTTATCCACTTGTGCTGGTATTTCCCTCCTGGAGAATTTCAACCCCCGATGCCTATGCCGCGATCGATAGGTTTAGGCTCGAAAAAGCGGATCATCCCCGCTTCCTTTCCCCCGGGCAACTACGCGAAGCATACCGCAGGCCTGTTGCCCAATGGCCTTTTTTTAACGATTTCACCTCCCCGGTTCTCTTGCAGTTTCCCGAATCCCGTGACCTCCTTTTACGGTTGCAGGACCAGGAAGCCCTCTATTCGCAGATGTCGGGAAGCGGTTCCACCTTTTTCGGACTCTTCGGTGAGGAAAAAACGGCCCTTTGGGCCTTTGAAAGGCTAAAATCCATGGGCTATCGTTGTCATCTTGGAAAAATGCTTGCGCGCCCGTATGACCCGGTTTACAATGGGCGATAA
- the rsfS gene encoding ribosome silencing factor, giving the protein MKRAALALAEEISSHKGENTVLIDLTGKSSWTDYFLISTVNSLGHLKGMVRNVKERLAELGVELLQRHKRIGEDGWELIDCGFLVIHLMTKEMRDFYDLERLWFEGDVIFRE; this is encoded by the coding sequence ATGAAGCGGGCGGCCCTGGCGTTGGCGGAGGAAATCAGTAGCCATAAGGGCGAAAATACGGTCCTCATCGATTTGACGGGAAAAAGTAGCTGGACGGATTATTTTCTTATTTCGACGGTAAACAGTCTCGGACACCTGAAAGGAATGGTCCGCAATGTGAAAGAGAGACTTGCCGAACTTGGAGTAGAACTACTTCAGCGACATAAACGTATCGGCGAAGACGGATGGGAGCTAATCGATTGCGGCTTTTTGGTGATACACCTCATGACCAAAGAAATGAGGGATTTTTACGACCTTGAACGACTCTGGTTTGAAGGTGACGTAATTTTCAGGGAATAA